The following coding sequences are from one Mytilus trossulus isolate FHL-02 chromosome 8, PNRI_Mtr1.1.1.hap1, whole genome shotgun sequence window:
- the LOC134681962 gene encoding uncharacterized protein LOC134681962: MEAAILVLMKNQKMKKLRNLMNKIVTREITQIRMEIWDITQIRMGIWDITLRKIVILKSSQKKVKNIMIIREKVIEVINSTLLLMKNSFRYQKIQMEASH, translated from the coding sequence atgAAGAATCAGAAGATGAAGAAACTGAGGAATCTAATGAACAAGATTGTgacaagggaaataactcaaatcAGAATGGAGATATGGGACATAACTCAAATCAGAATGGGGATATGGGACataactctgaggaaaattgtGATACTGAAGTCAAGtcagaaaaaagtgaaaaacatAATGATAATAAGAGAAAAGGTTATAGAAGTAATAAACAGCACGCTTTTGTTGATGAAAAACAGTTTCAGATATCAGAAAATACAAATGGAAGCTAGTCATTAA